One region of Luteolibacter yonseiensis genomic DNA includes:
- a CDS encoding serine/threonine protein kinase: MTGSREIEKALFEAAVIIDAPDVREVFLDQACEDAAQRTRLVRLLAAHEAADGWMEEAEHARTVVAAEAYENLTEIPAGAASAAGDYFPESDGPGTWIGRYKVLERIGEGGCGVVYLAEQMEPVQRLVALKVIRLGMDTENVIARFEMERQSLAVMDHPNIARVLDAGATEAGRPYFVMEWVRGTRITDYCNENRLDVRQRIDLFISVCHAIQHAHQKGVIHRDIKPSNILITLHNGRPAPKVIDFGIAKATSGKSVGETMLTANEHFVGTPVYMSPEQADRKGLDVDTRSDVYSLGILLYELLAGRTPFDPKELATAGVIEMRQILMEREPPAPSALLRTLDREKLAETAACCHTEPAKLISTVKGDLDWVVMKALEKDRQRRYETVNALAMDLRRFIDNEAVTASPPSQIYLFQKFVRRNRLAVTSVAGVAAALVLGMGLAYGSYLREHKARQEQAHLREIAETARTNEEKLRSNATVRENIAQVAVLMSEGKTEEADAQLRLTPLASVEPSLEAANVLRSLGGWNALRGRWPQASECFLLLTQANRITSPERIYANNDLVAPGPALVENGNREDFRKFRDWVIARFGDTTEPRVASQIIQATLLLPADSDFLRKLEPCKTTIESAHAAKPGAENGTGVWRTWSMALYEYRRGDYEQALIWGGISAAFRDPNSCTSAIRHPVMAMAHYGAGRTDAARAELAKARELIHFAFTPELEPSYEPVGRGQGYWWDWVLARILYREAETLIETKS; encoded by the coding sequence ATGACGGGATCCAGAGAAATTGAAAAAGCCCTGTTTGAGGCGGCGGTCATCATCGACGCACCGGACGTGCGCGAGGTGTTCCTCGACCAGGCGTGCGAGGACGCCGCGCAGCGGACACGTCTCGTACGGCTGCTGGCGGCGCACGAGGCGGCGGACGGATGGATGGAGGAAGCCGAGCACGCCCGCACAGTGGTGGCGGCGGAGGCGTATGAGAATCTGACGGAGATCCCCGCGGGAGCGGCATCGGCAGCAGGGGATTATTTCCCCGAATCCGACGGACCGGGCACCTGGATCGGGCGCTACAAGGTGCTGGAACGGATCGGCGAGGGAGGATGCGGTGTGGTCTACCTCGCGGAGCAGATGGAGCCGGTACAGCGCCTCGTGGCGCTCAAGGTCATCCGGCTTGGCATGGATACGGAAAATGTCATCGCCCGGTTTGAAATGGAGCGGCAGTCGCTCGCCGTGATGGACCACCCGAACATCGCCCGCGTGTTGGACGCCGGGGCGACGGAGGCGGGGCGTCCGTATTTCGTCATGGAGTGGGTGCGGGGCACGCGCATCACGGACTATTGCAACGAGAACCGGTTGGACGTCCGGCAGCGTATCGACCTGTTTATCTCCGTCTGCCACGCCATCCAGCACGCGCACCAGAAGGGAGTCATCCACCGGGACATCAAGCCGTCGAACATCCTCATCACCCTCCACAACGGCCGGCCCGCGCCGAAGGTGATCGACTTCGGAATCGCGAAGGCCACCTCGGGAAAATCCGTGGGAGAGACGATGCTCACCGCGAACGAGCACTTCGTCGGCACGCCGGTTTACATGAGCCCGGAACAGGCGGATCGCAAGGGGCTGGATGTGGACACCCGCAGCGACGTGTACAGCCTCGGCATCCTGCTTTACGAACTCCTCGCCGGGCGCACGCCTTTCGATCCGAAGGAGCTGGCCACCGCGGGGGTGATCGAAATGCGGCAGATCCTCATGGAGCGGGAGCCGCCCGCTCCGTCCGCGCTGCTCCGCACGTTGGATCGTGAAAAACTGGCGGAAACGGCGGCCTGTTGTCATACCGAGCCGGCGAAACTCATCTCCACCGTGAAGGGGGATCTCGATTGGGTGGTGATGAAAGCGCTGGAGAAAGACCGCCAGCGCCGCTATGAGACGGTCAACGCGCTGGCCATGGACCTGCGGCGCTTCATCGATAACGAAGCGGTCACCGCGAGCCCTCCGAGCCAGATCTATCTGTTCCAGAAATTCGTCCGGAGAAACCGGCTGGCCGTCACTTCCGTGGCGGGTGTGGCGGCGGCGCTGGTGCTCGGGATGGGCCTCGCCTATGGCTCCTACCTGCGCGAGCACAAGGCGCGGCAGGAACAGGCCCATCTGCGCGAGATCGCCGAAACGGCCCGCACGAACGAGGAGAAACTCCGTTCGAACGCGACCGTCCGCGAGAACATCGCACAGGTGGCCGTGCTCATGAGCGAAGGGAAAACCGAGGAAGCGGATGCCCAGCTCCGGCTCACGCCGCTCGCCTCCGTCGAGCCATCGCTGGAAGCGGCGAACGTCCTGCGCTCGCTCGGCGGTTGGAACGCGCTGCGCGGCCGGTGGCCGCAGGCGTCCGAGTGTTTCCTGCTGCTCACCCAGGCGAACCGCATCACCAGTCCCGAACGGATTTACGCGAACAACGACCTCGTCGCTCCGGGACCCGCGCTGGTGGAAAACGGCAACCGTGAGGATTTCAGAAAGTTCCGGGACTGGGTGATCGCGCGGTTTGGAGACACCACCGAGCCGCGTGTGGCTTCGCAAATCATCCAGGCCACTCTTCTGCTCCCGGCGGATTCTGATTTCCTGAGGAAACTGGAACCCTGCAAGACCACGATCGAGAGCGCCCACGCGGCGAAACCCGGTGCCGAAAACGGCACGGGCGTCTGGAGGACCTGGTCGATGGCCCTCTACGAATACCGCCGTGGCGACTACGAACAGGCTCTCATCTGGGGGGGGATTTCCGCCGCTTTCCGGGACCCGAACTCCTGTACCTCGGCGATCCGGCATCCGGTGATGGCGATGGCGCACTATGGTGCCGGGCGGACCGACGCGGCCCGGGCTGAGCTGGCGAAAGCCCGCGAGCTCATCCACTTCGCCTTCACGCCGGAATTGGAGCCATCCTACGAACCGGTCGGTCGCGGCCAAGGCTATTGGTGGGACTGGGTGCTGGCGAGGATCCTTTACCGTGAAGCGGAAACCCTCATCGAAACG